The DNA window GTTTCACGGTAGCGCCGCAATTGGTCCGAGTGTTGCATTGAACCGACCTTGTTCTCGATGCACACAACCCATTGCGCGCCGTCGACGTGAGTCAGCAGGACCAAGAGATCAATGCTACGCCATTCTCGGCGCACTTCGACCGCTGCGAGATTCCAGGTGTCGATCTCGACAGGAGACAAAGGAGGTCTCTCGACCCCATCCGCGGCATGGACGATTCGGATTAGCCAGTTTTGCAGGAAAAGATCATCGAGCCCATGGTCCTGTGCCGGGTCCAGGAGCCACGCTAAGGTATGCGAGTGCCGCAGTTCGGCGTTCGCCGCGCCAAGAGTATCGAAGAGATTGAAACCGCCAAGCCGATCCTCCAATTCCGCTAACTCGGGGCAGTTTACGACTAAGGCCGTCAGAGCCGCCTGTTCGGTGGTGTCCGCCGCTGAAACTCGCTCGCTCATCGATCTGCTAAGAGCGTTCCTAGCGCTTGCCCCAAGACTCGGAATTCTTCCTTGGCGTCGAGGCCTTCGACGATCTCGGCTACCAACCCGGTTCGGGATGAGAGGCCTCCAGCCTCATCTTGAATGGGGTGCGAGGTAAGCATGTGGATAAGGTTCCCTTGATCTATGTGGGGTTGCCGCCGGCTCTTGGGTAGCGGTTTGTTTTCTTATTGGCGATGAGACGATTTAGACGCAACGATATTGCCAACTGGAACAATTTTCAGTCAGAACATGGCAATTAATGCTCGGTGAGGGTCTCCACCGGATACGCTGACGTCGACTCGTGATTCGTATGGTCAAATAGTCCGAAGGAGCGCCGTCAGAAGCTGCATATTGGCAGTTCACGATTCGGTTGATATGGACTCTGCAGTCTGCCTAAGGTTGGCCGCATTCTTCGGGATAGGTCACAGACCCTGTCTCGGTGATTTCGATCACTTTGTCCTTCACGAGCCCCTGGATGGTCTTTTCCAGTTCATCGGGCGTCAGGCTCTTGGCGAAGGCGGCTTGGATTGAGGATTCAAGGGTCTTCCGCTTCGCTGGGCGGGAGACTTTCTTCTCTCGGTAAAGCCGCTGCAGGAATTCCGCTCGTTCATCTTGCTTCATCAGGGCGGGAATTTCCGCGAATGATTCACGACGCGAGGCCAGGATTTCGCGGTCTTTTAGATAGCGCACCACTGCATCAAATCCCTTGTCTCGCGAGAGGATGTGATAATAGCCCGTCGGATCGATTTCAGTCTGTCGTCCCACCTCACAAGCGAGTACAAAATCAAGTGCGTTCTTCGCCGCTAGACCTGTCTCGACGAGGCTGACCTGAGCTGCATGTGACTGAATCAGCTTCACTAGCGGAACTGGTAGCGCCTTGTGGCGCTCGCCCAAGACCAGCGTTACATGGGCAGCCTTCCCTCCTAAGCGATCAAGATCCGCCTCGTGGACGTTTTCGTAGTCCACGTAAATGTAGTTATTCCGTGTCATTGTTAAGGATTTCGGCTCGAAAGTTGGAGGGATCAATTGCCTAGAGTTCGGACAAATGGTGTACCCACTATCCGCAGTCCGACGGATTTCGAGGTGATCGCTTCGCAGAGGAAGGTTGCCGGTCCAGTGTCCAGATCGAACGTTCTGGTCTCCTCGCGTCGGATCCGGGTGCCGTTCACTGCAGCGACTTTCTCATCGTTGCTTTCGATGATACCTTGAAGAGCGAGTTGGGAAAAGACCAGCTCCGCTTCGATTGGATTATGACCTTTCAGGTCTCCGATCCTAAAGGTCCGCAAGATGGCCTCGGCTTCAGTGACTGAGGCGGACGAAATCTTGGGGACGATAATCTTCAAGCGTTCGCGGTAGATATTGGGGTTCCCGAGCGGAAAGGGGGGCTCGGATTTGACCGCCAGGGACATCCAGATGTAGGCATTGACTTCGTTTCTTGGAATTGTGGCCTCAGACAGGTAGGCGTTGGAAATGCGGGCCTGAGCCTTGGCGACTCCCTGCATGGCGGAACGGCTCCACCAGAGAATGGCGAGACGCCGGTTCTTGAGCCCTTGTTTCCCTGAACGGTACCTCAAGTGGTATTCCCCCAGTTCATATTGAGCGAGAGGGTGGCCCTGTTCGGCAGATTTTCGGATCCAGGCAATCTTCTCATCAGGCTTCGTCAGGTAAATGGAAGTGCCGTACAGGTACTGGGCATCGCGGTCACCGGCTTCCGCCGCCGCTTTGATTCGGGCAATGTCTGGAGCAGCACTCCATGCGTTCTGGGTCGCAAGCAGGAAGACAAGAATCAGGAAGTTCCTTAATGAGTGATTCACGAGACGGTTTCCAGTTTGAGGACCTTCTCAGTATGTCGGCATTTCGGGAACGCGCTGCAGCCCAGAAACTTACTTCCCAGGTTTGGACCGCGACGGGCGGTCCGAGTCACCATTGGCGAGCCGCACTTAGGGCAAATAGGTTCGGCGACAGTTCCAAGTGAGGAAGGGGGATTTACGGGGGCCGTGGTTGTTGAATCGGCCCGTGTGGCCTGGATCAGCCTCACGAGGGAGGCACCATCAATCAGGTCGACAGGCTTTCCAACTGCGAAGCGGGTGGCTTCTTGAGTGAAAGTGCCTGAAGTCACGATCGCCGCGCGGCTGGCTTTTCTGGCGGTCAGGAGTCCAAACATTTCCCGTATCACCGAAACGCCGACGGATCGTGACTTCCAGTGCTTGCACTGGACCAGGATGGTTTCGCCTTCCTTTCGGACCACGAGATCGACCCCGCCATCTGGTCCGGTTCCGAGGGAGACATCGACCCGGTACCCGTGGCGCCGGTAAACCTCGCCGACCAGGAATTCAAATGACTTCCAGGACAAGTCTCGGAGGGAATCCAGTGAAATGATTCCGCCAGCCAGCCGGCGGCACCGGAGCCTGAAGAGAAGCGAAAGAAGCGAGAGAACGAGAAAGGGTAGGGTGGCCAGGCAACCCAGGGTGTAAGCACCGGCCTGGATCGAATCAGCAATCAAGGTTCCAGACCCGAGAAGAGGCAAGCCG is part of the Opitutaceae bacterium genome and encodes:
- a CDS encoding tetratricopeptide repeat protein translates to MNHSLRNFLILVFLLATQNAWSAAPDIARIKAAAEAGDRDAQYLYGTSIYLTKPDEKIAWIRKSAEQGHPLAQYELGEYHLRYRSGKQGLKNRRLAILWWSRSAMQGVAKAQARISNAYLSEATIPRNEVNAYIWMSLAVKSEPPFPLGNPNIYRERLKIIVPKISSASVTEAEAILRTFRIGDLKGHNPIEAELVFSQLALQGIIESNDEKVAAVNGTRIRREETRTFDLDTGPATFLCEAITSKSVGLRIVGTPFVRTLGN
- a CDS encoding PIN domain-containing protein — protein: MDYENVHEADLDRLGGKAAHVTLVLGERHKALPVPLVKLIQSHAAQVSLVETGLAAKNALDFVLACEVGRQTEIDPTGYYHILSRDKGFDAVVRYLKDREILASRRESFAEIPALMKQDERAEFLQRLYREKKVSRPAKRKTLESSIQAAFAKSLTPDELEKTIQGLVKDKVIEITETGSVTYPEECGQP